Proteins encoded together in one Ignavibacteriota bacterium window:
- a CDS encoding glycosyltransferase family 2 protein — MSAPLVSVLIPLHNAAPFVCEAISSVAVAHRAFALEILVFDDASTDDGADRVRALNLPYLRLLSSPVHQGIVRGLNTLLGEARGKYIARMDADDVADPRRIVIQSAYLDAHRDIDMCGTWMRSFGTPFPVTWSYPELHEDIRAELLFNPALIHGTAMFRRDLMERCDMRFSEDYPHAEDYEWIVRLSRHARLANVQRSLYNYRVHPGQTASRKRAEQRATTRRIQAQLLSELGLHLSDQSQLTHEQLAYWRIPRRLDALDALHDWLHGLEQANARSGVYDPRALRNMCARRFFHVCDYFAHAGFVAARRFRSFELYRAAHAGPLPRAMQSLRCLLRRDVPGRVDVPVTEDLV, encoded by the coding sequence ATGAGCGCACCTCTCGTCAGCGTCCTCATCCCGCTGCACAATGCGGCGCCGTTTGTATGTGAGGCCATCTCGAGCGTTGCCGTCGCGCACCGGGCGTTTGCTCTCGAAATTCTGGTCTTCGACGATGCCTCAACGGATGACGGCGCGGATCGCGTCCGTGCACTGAATCTGCCGTACCTCCGTCTCCTCTCCTCTCCTGTGCATCAGGGGATAGTACGCGGACTCAACACGTTGCTCGGAGAGGCGCGCGGGAAATACATCGCGCGGATGGATGCCGATGATGTGGCGGATCCCCGCCGCATCGTGATCCAATCTGCGTACCTCGATGCGCATCGGGATATCGACATGTGCGGCACCTGGATGCGCAGCTTCGGCACCCCGTTCCCGGTGACATGGTCCTATCCGGAATTGCACGAGGATATTCGCGCCGAACTGTTGTTTAATCCTGCGCTCATCCACGGCACGGCCATGTTCCGCCGAGACCTGATGGAACGCTGCGACATGCGTTTCAGCGAGGATTATCCGCATGCCGAAGACTATGAGTGGATCGTGCGTCTCTCACGACACGCGCGGCTGGCGAACGTACAGCGGTCGCTGTACAACTATCGCGTCCATCCCGGTCAGACTGCGTCACGGAAGCGAGCGGAGCAACGCGCGACAACACGACGTATACAAGCGCAGCTCCTGTCGGAATTAGGTCTGCATCTCTCGGATCAATCGCAGCTCACGCACGAACAACTCGCGTACTGGCGTATACCCCGCCGGCTCGATGCGCTCGACGCGCTGCACGACTGGCTGCATGGCCTTGAGCAAGCAAATGCGCGATCCGGAGTGTACGATCCCCGCGCCCTGCGGAATATGTGCGCGCGCCGTTTTTTCCATGTGTGTGATTATTTCGCGCACGCCGGATTTGTAGCAGCCAGGCGCTTCCGATCGTTCGAACTGTACCGCGCGGCGCACGCCGGTCCTCTGCCGCGCGCGATGCAGTCGCTGCGCTGCCTCCTCCGGCGTGATGTGCCCGGTCGCGTTGACGTACCGGTGACGGAGGATCTCGTATGA
- a CDS encoding glycosyltransferase, producing MTGPNPLRVLVFSRNRAMQLDAALRSFWAYAGDVDAMLSVNALWKADPGLHAETYHILTRAAEHTRIHFLEENTFRDQVLSFLDADGFVLCMVDDALWLRPVPLRGAMDALSRNEKVIGVSFRVGRNTGYSYAERSQQRIPSFRHIGSGLYVYEWKNEEHDFGYPLEVSGSMYRSRDLHDVLAASEFTNPNVLEGRLAEAAGMMSSRRPLLMCLETSATVSLPLNRVQRTTANRSGDKAGYDAAALARLYRDGVRINIEAYRGFVPNACHQELPLRFVPSDASVSAPVPRVSVVMPARNAAPYIAAAADSIFAQTMSDFEFLVVEDASTDGTGAVLDAINDPRLRLLRNSTRLGQAASFMRGVAEASGTYIARMDADDLAHPLRLEKQCAFLDAHPDVGILGAAVRTFGDAWNGDVRYPEQHADIAAGLLFRPQFANPVVMLRTSVLRSHGAFDSAFDLAEDYEFWLRCLPFVQFANLPEVLLRYRSHPGQVGRMFSEEQAEVTRTAQNRVLQRLGIDATREELLLHHALGAYLWRSDPAWLAAVESWLRRLRSANDSSMCFDFRALDAVLGRLWFDVCRRATEAGLAARRIWHASPLAALYRPARLDRAQFLVDALRRKRR from the coding sequence ATGACGGGCCCGAATCCATTGCGCGTCCTGGTATTCAGCAGGAATCGCGCCATGCAGCTCGATGCGGCCCTGCGATCTTTCTGGGCATACGCTGGAGACGTGGACGCAATGCTCTCTGTCAACGCACTCTGGAAGGCCGATCCGGGCCTCCATGCGGAGACCTACCACATTCTCACGCGGGCTGCTGAGCATACACGCATCCATTTCTTGGAGGAAAATACCTTTCGCGATCAGGTGCTCTCGTTTCTTGACGCGGACGGCTTCGTCCTGTGTATGGTTGATGATGCACTCTGGCTTCGGCCCGTACCGCTGCGCGGGGCGATGGACGCCCTCTCGCGAAATGAAAAGGTGATAGGTGTCTCTTTTCGTGTCGGCCGTAATACGGGCTATTCGTACGCGGAACGCTCGCAGCAACGTATCCCCTCCTTTCGTCATATCGGCAGCGGCCTGTACGTCTACGAATGGAAAAACGAGGAACACGACTTCGGGTATCCGCTCGAGGTGTCAGGATCGATGTACAGAAGCCGCGACCTGCACGATGTTCTCGCTGCTTCGGAATTCACGAATCCGAATGTCCTCGAGGGGCGGCTTGCGGAAGCGGCCGGCATGATGTCGTCACGGCGGCCGCTGCTGATGTGTCTCGAGACTTCCGCAACGGTGTCCCTGCCCCTGAATCGCGTTCAGAGGACGACGGCGAATCGCAGCGGAGATAAAGCGGGATATGATGCAGCGGCGCTCGCGCGGCTCTATAGGGATGGGGTGCGCATCAACATCGAGGCATACAGAGGATTCGTGCCGAATGCCTGCCATCAGGAACTGCCTCTGCGCTTTGTACCATCGGACGCGTCCGTTTCAGCCCCGGTCCCGCGTGTGTCGGTTGTCATGCCTGCGCGGAATGCGGCACCATACATCGCCGCCGCCGCCGATTCCATCTTCGCCCAGACGATGAGCGACTTCGAATTCCTCGTTGTTGAAGATGCCTCAACCGACGGTACGGGCGCCGTGCTTGACGCGATCAACGACCCGCGCCTCCGCCTGCTGCGCAACAGCACACGCCTCGGACAGGCGGCATCATTTATGCGCGGAGTGGCCGAAGCGTCCGGCACGTATATCGCGCGCATGGATGCCGACGACCTTGCGCATCCCTTGCGCCTCGAGAAACAATGCGCGTTTCTTGACGCACACCCCGATGTCGGCATTCTCGGTGCCGCGGTGCGCACCTTCGGGGATGCGTGGAACGGCGATGTGCGCTACCCGGAACAGCACGCCGATATCGCCGCGGGACTCCTCTTCCGGCCGCAGTTCGCAAATCCTGTCGTGATGTTGCGCACCTCAGTGCTCCGCTCGCACGGCGCCTTCGATTCTGCCTTCGACCTTGCGGAGGATTATGAATTCTGGCTGCGTTGCCTTCCGTTCGTTCAGTTTGCAAATCTGCCGGAGGTCCTTCTCCGCTACCGTTCGCACCCGGGGCAGGTCGGCCGCATGTTCTCGGAGGAACAGGCCGAGGTGACGCGCACCGCGCAGAACCGTGTACTTCAGCGGCTCGGAATCGATGCGACGAGGGAGGAACTTCTGCTTCACCACGCACTGGGCGCATACCTCTGGCGGTCCGATCCTGCATGGCTTGCCGCGGTCGAATCCTGGCTGCGCCGTCTCCGATCAGCGAATGATAGCTCGATGTGTTTTGATTTTCGCGCGCTCGACGCGGTGCTCGGACGCCTGTGGTTCGATGTGTGCAGGCGTGCGACGGAAGCCGGACTTGCCGCCCGCCGCATCTGGCACGCATCTCCGCTTGCCGCATTGTACCGGCCCGCCCGTCTCGATCGTGCACAATTCCTTGTTGATGCCCTCCGGAGGAAACGCAGATGA
- a CDS encoding ABC transporter ATP-binding protein has protein sequence MSNIVIHTEGLGKQYVLGQTVGRFASETLRESIARGWPFRRAPRDRIWALHDVDLDVSEGEIVGLIGRNGAGKSTLLRILSRITKPTAGRVRISGSVASLLEVGTGFHPELTGRENIFLNGAVLGMKRADITRRFDEIIAFAEVERFIDTPVKRFSSGMYLRLAFSVAAHLEADILLVDEVLAVGDAAFQQKCLGKMSDVVHSGRTILFVSHNLSAISALCPGSMWIDGGGVRHAGPTVDVIREYVASVASGDTRVEIREDMHEAGYAGASNIRLHAVELRNPFGDALSVRWREPVEIDCVIEAKRDLSHVVFGLQVDAESGAAVFGAHHTDNEAPPLTLTAGLHRLRISIQNPLQAGRYRISLGAHNAVTRDILFQVQRAVAFDVLDIPYTSARYLGKYRCLVNGEAEWDILPELR, from the coding sequence ATGAGCAACATCGTCATTCATACGGAAGGCCTCGGCAAACAATACGTCCTTGGGCAGACGGTCGGTCGTTTTGCATCGGAAACCCTGCGCGAATCGATCGCGCGCGGATGGCCCTTCCGACGTGCGCCACGCGACCGGATCTGGGCGCTTCACGATGTGGATCTTGACGTTTCCGAAGGGGAAATCGTCGGACTGATAGGCAGGAATGGTGCGGGCAAAAGCACGCTCCTTCGTATCCTCTCGCGTATAACAAAACCGACGGCGGGCCGTGTGCGCATCAGCGGTTCGGTGGCCTCATTGCTGGAAGTCGGAACCGGATTTCATCCCGAACTCACGGGCCGCGAAAACATCTTCCTCAACGGCGCGGTGCTGGGGATGAAGCGCGCGGACATCACGCGGCGCTTCGATGAAATCATCGCCTTCGCCGAGGTCGAACGATTTATCGACACTCCGGTGAAACGCTTTTCCAGCGGCATGTACCTGCGGCTTGCCTTCTCGGTCGCGGCGCATCTCGAGGCGGATATTTTGCTGGTCGATGAAGTACTCGCCGTGGGCGATGCGGCGTTCCAACAGAAATGTCTCGGGAAAATGAGCGACGTCGTGCACTCAGGACGCACCATCCTTTTTGTGAGCCATAACCTCTCGGCGATCTCCGCGCTCTGTCCAGGCTCAATGTGGATCGACGGGGGCGGCGTCCGCCATGCGGGACCCACTGTTGATGTCATCCGCGAATACGTTGCCAGTGTCGCTTCGGGCGATACGCGCGTCGAAATCCGCGAAGACATGCACGAGGCCGGATATGCGGGTGCTTCCAACATCCGTCTGCACGCTGTGGAATTACGTAATCCCTTTGGCGACGCGCTGTCGGTTCGGTGGCGCGAACCGGTGGAAATCGACTGCGTCATCGAGGCGAAACGCGATCTCTCGCATGTTGTCTTCGGACTTCAGGTCGACGCGGAATCCGGCGCCGCGGTGTTCGGCGCGCATCATACCGACAACGAGGCGCCGCCGCTGACGCTCACGGCCGGACTGCACCGGCTTCGCATCAGTATTCAAAATCCGCTGCAAGCGGGTCGCTACCGGATCTCGCTGGGCGCACACAATGCTGTCACACGTGATATTCTCTTCCAGGTGCAGCGCGCCGTGGCCTTCGATGTGCTCGACATTCCGTACACCTCTGCACGTTATCTCGGAAAATACCGCTGCCTCGTCAATGGCGAGGCCGAATGGGATATCCTTCCGGAACTCCGATGA
- a CDS encoding FkbM family methyltransferase produces the protein MDAQYAREIVRAGTAMRRWIEPATVSIAVDLGSRDGCAALALARLFPNARVFAFECNPAAIPICRAAVEGNERVSLVECAVSDRDGDVDFYAIDPVATRTPHADGNIGASSLFLANPEYPNERYVQRRITVPAVTLRSWAARENLSRVDVLWMDLQGAELLALHGLGDMLASVSVIYTEVAHRAMYIGQPLFPELDAFLDRNGFVRRESLYADEWLGMELYVRASLRERPWWKRWRD, from the coding sequence ATGGACGCGCAGTATGCGAGAGAGATCGTCCGCGCCGGCACCGCGATGCGGCGATGGATCGAGCCCGCGACGGTGTCCATCGCCGTCGATTTGGGCAGCAGGGATGGCTGCGCGGCACTTGCGCTCGCGCGACTGTTTCCGAACGCACGTGTATTTGCGTTCGAGTGTAATCCCGCCGCCATTCCGATCTGTCGCGCTGCTGTCGAAGGCAATGAACGCGTCTCCCTGGTCGAATGCGCGGTGTCCGACCGGGATGGCGACGTGGACTTCTACGCGATCGATCCCGTCGCAACGCGTACTCCCCATGCCGACGGCAATATCGGTGCCTCCAGTCTTTTTCTCGCGAATCCGGAGTATCCGAACGAGCGGTATGTGCAGCGTCGCATAACAGTCCCGGCAGTGACCCTGCGATCCTGGGCGGCCCGCGAAAACCTGTCCCGTGTCGATGTACTGTGGATGGATCTTCAAGGTGCGGAACTTCTCGCGCTTCATGGATTGGGAGACATGCTCGCATCGGTGTCGGTGATTTACACCGAAGTCGCGCATCGTGCGATGTACATTGGTCAGCCGCTGTTCCCGGAACTCGACGCATTCCTCGACCGGAACGGATTCGTTCGGCGCGAGTCGTTGTACGCGGATGAATGGCTCGGTATGGAACTCTACGTCCGTGCCTCCCTCCGAGAACGTCCGTGGTGGAAACGATGGAGGGACTGA
- a CDS encoding glycosyltransferase family 4 protein, whose product MRIAFVGRYREGDILSGPEKVARRIFQQFQLRPEVHAAFFTYFFDGKTASAARKIVGRTTHQDDAVCTLGLARFASALSAFQPDVLLVATFERFVIFPVLWARLRGIPVLYIVHGVVRRENALWRVNAPWSMRVKDALAEKFVFALASQCVCVSPHIRGLAGREYGIDMNAPVIPNGVDAVFFDTQNFETSRSNSGAVLRIAFAGDVSRVEKGWKFFRDALEMMRNPAEVSLLGPSPRETDRPPVPVTVSDPLPSAALARWLTAHDCFVCASSFESFSIATAEAMAAGLPVIVTEESGISSMINDRGNGILVRYGDVQGLAAALDTLAADPGAREALGRAARMTVSHLAWSDIADRYLEECAALMHRGQRA is encoded by the coding sequence ATGAGAATCGCATTTGTCGGCCGCTACCGCGAAGGTGACATCCTCTCCGGACCAGAAAAGGTCGCCCGCCGCATCTTCCAACAATTCCAACTTCGCCCCGAAGTCCACGCCGCGTTCTTCACCTATTTCTTCGACGGAAAAACGGCCTCTGCAGCGCGGAAAATCGTGGGCAGAACAACGCATCAGGACGACGCAGTGTGTACGCTTGGACTTGCGCGTTTCGCCTCGGCGCTGTCGGCCTTTCAACCCGATGTCCTGCTCGTTGCGACGTTTGAACGCTTTGTGATTTTTCCGGTGCTGTGGGCTCGTCTGCGGGGTATCCCGGTGCTGTATATCGTCCACGGTGTTGTCCGCCGGGAAAACGCCCTCTGGAGAGTGAATGCCCCGTGGTCGATGCGGGTGAAAGACGCGCTTGCGGAGAAATTCGTGTTCGCCTTGGCATCACAGTGTGTATGTGTATCTCCGCATATTCGCGGTCTTGCGGGACGGGAGTACGGCATCGATATGAACGCGCCCGTAATCCCGAATGGTGTAGACGCGGTGTTTTTCGACACACAAAACTTCGAGACGTCTCGCAGCAACAGTGGTGCGGTATTGAGAATCGCCTTCGCGGGGGATGTATCGCGTGTCGAAAAGGGCTGGAAGTTTTTCCGCGACGCGTTGGAGATGATGCGGAATCCGGCTGAAGTATCACTACTCGGGCCGTCGCCCCGGGAAACGGATCGGCCTCCGGTACCCGTGACTGTCTCTGATCCACTGCCGTCCGCAGCGCTCGCACGCTGGCTCACGGCACACGATTGTTTTGTGTGCGCAAGCAGCTTCGAAAGTTTTTCCATCGCCACGGCCGAGGCGATGGCCGCCGGTCTCCCTGTCATTGTGACGGAGGAATCGGGGATTTCGTCCATGATCAACGACCGCGGGAATGGCATCCTGGTCCGGTACGGTGACGTTCAGGGGCTTGCCGCTGCACTCGACACACTGGCTGCGGATCCCGGCGCGCGCGAGGCCCTGGGCCGCGCGGCGAGAATGACCGTGTCTCACCTCGCGTGGTCGGATATCGCCGATAGGTACCTGGAAGAATGTGCCGCTCTGATGCATCGGGGACAACGCGCATGA
- a CDS encoding glycosyltransferase family 4 protein: MRVLHLVDRCDLADGAAKHVLLLAREQRRRGDVVLVATSGGDAFPVFESSGVPYQVIADTAHTNRSMAGFLRGVRALRALVAEWKPDIVHTHHFYSGNQMWFASPRVRGRLVQTIHAVIPPAGLLPHCPGRRIIAVSEAVRQGLIRRDPGLATRVTVVRNGSEFVGDDAPMRASVEYRTIVSEKRNRFVLALLGRLTEVKGTRVLAAALDLLARRHPDAGPRADGSRRGISLLCAGTGSDQNLLRDACLRCGVPAVFLPPQPNVLPLLEAADVLLLPSLRMEGLPMLLVEAGLAGTPVIASCTDGIPELVVHEEHGLLVEPGNAPALADAIGRILADNALRERLSQALRQRVYDSFSVTGMVDGVLRIYEQLAPSTGAR, encoded by the coding sequence ATGAGAGTGCTTCATCTTGTCGATCGATGCGATCTGGCCGATGGGGCGGCAAAACACGTGCTGCTGCTCGCGCGAGAACAGAGGAGACGAGGTGATGTGGTTCTTGTCGCGACATCGGGTGGTGACGCGTTCCCAGTGTTCGAATCCTCGGGTGTGCCGTATCAGGTGATCGCGGACACCGCTCACACCAACCGCTCCATGGCTGGGTTTCTGCGGGGGGTGCGCGCGCTGCGAGCGCTTGTCGCGGAATGGAAGCCTGATATCGTACATACGCATCATTTTTACTCGGGCAATCAGATGTGGTTCGCATCACCCCGCGTGCGCGGCCGCCTTGTGCAGACGATTCACGCCGTGATCCCGCCCGCGGGACTGCTCCCGCACTGCCCCGGACGCCGCATCATCGCCGTGAGCGAGGCCGTCCGGCAGGGCTTGATCAGGCGCGATCCCGGGCTTGCGACACGTGTTACCGTCGTGCGGAATGGATCGGAGTTTGTCGGTGATGATGCACCGATGCGCGCGAGCGTGGAATATCGGACTATTGTATCCGAAAAGCGGAACCGGTTCGTGCTTGCGTTGCTTGGCAGATTGACGGAAGTAAAAGGGACACGTGTGCTCGCCGCGGCGTTGGATCTCCTCGCGCGACGGCATCCCGACGCGGGTCCGCGGGCCGATGGAAGTCGTCGCGGCATCTCTCTTCTTTGTGCCGGAACCGGATCCGACCAAAACCTGCTTCGAGACGCATGCCTGCGGTGCGGCGTGCCCGCGGTGTTTCTTCCGCCTCAACCGAATGTGCTGCCTCTCCTCGAAGCGGCTGATGTGCTCCTCCTGCCTTCTCTTCGCATGGAGGGACTGCCCATGCTTCTCGTCGAAGCCGGACTCGCGGGCACGCCCGTTATCGCCTCATGCACCGACGGCATCCCTGAACTCGTCGTCCACGAGGAACACGGGCTGCTTGTGGAACCGGGCAACGCTCCTGCCCTCGCCGACGCTATTGGGAGAATACTCGCCGACAACGCTCTGCGCGAACGACTGTCGCAGGCCCTGCGGCAGCGTGTGTATGATTCGTTTTCTGTGACCGGCATGGTTGATGGCGTGCTCCGCATTTATGAGCAGCTCGCTCCATCCACCGGCGCGCGCTAG
- a CDS encoding glycosyltransferase family 2 protein, producing MNSSPRLSVVMPAYNAGSFILTAVRSILAQSLGDLELLILDDGSDDGTERIVAGIPDQRIRYHRHEAHRGLAAIRNEGMSIARGSYIAMMDADDISHPHRLEMQAALLDAHPGTGACGVWLRTIDGRRHTFRYAAHHDDIRCEMLFDSHMPHGASMLRADVARAHAPLYSDVFRSAEDYDMWTRLAPHTRFEILPRVLYEYRQHEGQTSARLADSTAQATRSIHSRLLAGLGIEYDDADLDVHGSIAQWRPPDGDDAPARIHAWMVRLLEANAVRHTYDQTALKRCLTRRFFRLVPRYPSLTPEMLGAARQMPLYREADISSSERIRSMIGRALRRSPQ from the coding sequence ATGAACTCCTCTCCGCGTCTCAGTGTGGTCATGCCCGCATACAACGCTGGCTCGTTTATCCTGACCGCCGTTCGAAGCATTCTTGCACAAAGTCTGGGAGATCTTGAACTCCTGATCCTCGACGACGGTTCGGACGACGGGACGGAACGGATCGTTGCGGGAATACCGGATCAACGCATCCGATATCATCGCCATGAGGCGCATCGAGGCCTCGCCGCGATCAGAAACGAGGGGATGAGCATTGCGCGCGGTTCGTACATCGCCATGATGGACGCCGATGACATCTCTCATCCGCATCGTCTCGAAATGCAGGCGGCTCTGCTCGACGCTCATCCCGGCACAGGGGCCTGCGGCGTGTGGCTGCGCACCATCGACGGGCGTCGGCACACATTCCGCTACGCCGCCCATCACGACGACATTCGATGCGAAATGCTCTTCGATTCGCATATGCCCCACGGCGCCTCCATGCTGCGGGCGGATGTGGCGCGCGCGCACGCGCCGCTTTACAGCGACGTGTTCCGTTCCGCTGAGGATTACGACATGTGGACGCGTCTCGCCCCGCACACGCGCTTCGAAATCCTGCCCCGCGTCCTCTATGAATATCGGCAGCACGAAGGACAGACCTCCGCCCGACTTGCCGACAGCACTGCGCAGGCCACCCGCTCGATCCACTCGCGCCTCCTTGCCGGACTTGGCATCGAGTACGACGACGCGGATCTGGATGTACACGGTTCTATCGCGCAATGGCGTCCGCCTGACGGCGATGATGCACCTGCGCGCATTCATGCGTGGATGGTCCGTCTTCTCGAGGCCAATGCGGTACGGCACACGTACGATCAAACAGCGCTGAAGCGCTGCCTGACTCGCAGATTCTTCCGTCTCGTTCCGCGATATCCTTCCCTCACGCCCGAAATGCTCGGTGCGGCCCGACAGATGCCACTGTACCGGGAGGCCGATATCAGTTCTTCAGAGCGGATTCGATCCATGATCGGCCGGGCTCTGCGCAGGAGTCCGCAATGA